The Chlorocebus sabaeus isolate Y175 chromosome 20, mChlSab1.0.hap1, whole genome shotgun sequence genomic sequence CAACACCGCCCAGCACAGCAGTGAAGCCCAGATCCCAGCCTGGGGAGCCTCTCCAGGCGGTCGGCATCCTCCACCAGGGGAGTGTGCCACCCCCGCCATGGCCATGCTGACCTCTGCCCCTTGGTGGGGACTGCCCTGCCTGGGACAGGGGCCCCGGCTGGTTTTCCCCTGTGGCTCGGCCATCGGGACATTCCATGGGCAGCCCTGTGTTCCCAGGGACCACGTGCTCCCCGCACCTGGGGTTTACAGTTTGGGCATCACAAGAAGAGCCCTTAAACCATGATGCCTGTGAGACCACAGGACCCAGGCAGTAGGCTCTAGCCTCAGGGGGTGGCATGGGAGACCACTGAAGCCCTCCCTCTCTGGGGGCTGTGGAGCCCCAGACAGCTGCTGCTCTTTGGAGCCCGTGCCTGCTCAGACCATGGGCTCTCCGTACTGGGGCTGTCTGcaggaggggccaggcacagtggttgcTGTGGGGCTGAGCACAGTGCAGCCAGGGGCATGTGGGCAGCCCTCCTCTGCCCCTGCCCAGGTCGGAACTTCGACAAGAACGGCAACATGATGGATTGGTGGAGTAACTTCTCCACCCAGCACTTCCGGGAGCAGTCAGAGTGCATGATCTACCAGTACAGCAACTACTCCTGGGACCTGGCGGACGAACAGAACGTGAGCACTGCCACCAGCACCGAGGCTGCAGGGGGACCGGATCCCCAGCCCCGGCCCTGAGGGAGAGGGGAGTCAGGGTGGGGGCTGCCCCAGTCCTGTCTCCTGTGCGCAGGTGAATGGATTCAACACCCTTGGGGAAAACATTGCCGACAACGGAGGGGTGCGACAAGCCTACAAGGTGGGGCCTGGCAGGGCAAGGTGGGGTCTGGCAGGGGAGGGGGTGTTAGCGTGGCAGGGGAGGGGGCATCAGGGGCTCATTCAGGATGAGCGCCATGCAGTGGGCTGCCTGGCCAGGGATCCCCCCTAGAGCCCAGTTCAGGGGTCTCTGAGTGACTGAGGTGGTGAGCACTCATCCATGGAGTGTGCGAGGGGCCCTTGCACAAAGTCCCTGCAGCAGCAGGACCCCCACAGGGGTAGGTCCTGGAGCCAGATCTCTGCTGTGCCCTGAGATCTGAGGGTTCTGGAGTCCAGGCTGGCAGGCCTGAGCCCAGCTCCCATCTGGTGCCTGCAGGCCTACCTCAAGTGGATGGCAGAGGGTGGCAAGGACCAGCAGCTGCCGGGCCTGGATCTCACCCATGAGCAACTCTTCTTCATCAGCTATGCCCAGGTGGCAGCCACAGTCCTGTTCCCACCATCCTCATGCTTCCCCACTCATCTCTGGAGGGCCCGCCCTGGGTTGCCTCCAGGGACCAAAACCCAGCGTGCAAAACCCCTTGGGGGAAAAGCATGAGGGGCAGGGGGCGGGAGCTGGAGAGGATCCCAATGCTGACGGGAGGAGGGGGGCACCTGCTggctcccctcaccccaccctaGAAGGGGCAGCCCGGGGATAGTGGAGACCCTCTCCCACCCCTCCTGGCCACCCTATCTCCATCGCCTGTAGCCACACCCCCCACACGCCCACAGGTGTGGTGTGGGTCCTACCGGCCCGAGTTTGCCATCCAATCTATCAAGACAGACGTCCACAGTCCCCTGAAGTACAGGCAAGTGCTCCCATACCCACAACCCCTTTGCCACCCAcaaccccctcacccccaccccagtgGCCTGTAAGAGTTAAAGAAGAAAGCACAAAAAGCGGCTCAGCAAAGCCAGGTTTATTTTGAGAATcaacctgagaggggcttctggccaaTTTCAGTCAAGAACATTCTCTTACCGACTAAGGGTATTTAAGGGTTTAGGAAGGGGGAGCCTACCACAGGCTGGGAATGTTTCTGTGTGAAGGGAAGTTTTATTGCAGAGTTGGAATATCTGTGGTTGGAAAGGAGGTTATTCTCGGGATTGGCATGTTTCTGGTCAGATGGGGGTTTATCTCACAGCTGAAATGTTTCTGGTCATACTGACATGAGCCATTAGGCTGATGTTTTGGGCTGGTTTTTAATCACGGGGAACTTAAAATGACCGTGTTTGTCCAAGATGGCAATGCTCCTGCTgtcacacccacccacccacagggTACTGGGGTCACTGCAGAACCTGGCCGCCTTTGCAGACACGTTCCACTGTGCCCAGGGCACCCCCATGCACCCCAAGGAGCGATGCCGCGTGTGGTAGCCAAGGCCCTGCCGTGCTGCGTGGCCCACGCCCACCCGCTGCTCCGAGGCATCTGTGCGGAGAAGGTGCAGCCAGCGGCGACCCAGCATGTGTCCCGCCCCGGCCGACCATGCCAAGCCTGCCTGCCAGGCCTCCGCACCTGGCCTAGGGTGCAGCCACCTGCCCGACACCCAGGGATGAGCAGTGTCCAGTGCAGTACCTGGCCCAGAGTCCCCTCTACGGACACCTGTGGGGCTCAGCGCCCCCGTCACAGCCCTATAGAGACGATCAACTGTGTCCTGCCCACCCTCCAAGGTGCATTGTCTTCCAATATCCACAGCTTCAGACTTGAGCTAAGTAAATgcttcaaagaaatcagaggccTTGCTTGTCTGGGAGGGACCAGGGTGGGCAGACAGGTGGCAGTGGCCTTGGGCACAACAGCTGCCTGGGGATGGGGGGAGAATGACAGCTGGGAGCTGATGGGGAGGGAGCCAGTTCCAGTCAAGTCAAGGCGTCGGGGGACCCAGAGAGCTGCAGCTGGGAACCTGACATTTTAGCTTTGTGTAACTGAAAACCAGAGGAGGGGCTGAACCAAAGGGACGAGGTGGGTCACCTGCTATGCATTTGTAAATGGCCACTGAGAGGGTGGGGTTGGGGCGGGAGGGGAGCCGGGAGACCCGCAGGAGCCCACAGCGGCCCCAGGTTTGGACCAGGGAGTGCAGGGAGGGCTGCTGTTGTCACTGGCCTGCACGGGAGGGGAGGGCCTGAGCAGGCAGTCTGACCTGGGAGGTAAGGGGTTCTGCTCTGGGCCTGTTAGGATCCCCAAGGGAAGGTGGCCAGGAAGCTGGCCATACCTAACCGGACTAAGACCCTCCCACGCCGGCCGCCCCACAGGCCATCCCCAGCAGGTGCAAACAATGATTCTGACATCAGTAAAAGGCCTTGGGGCAGGCTGGCCCATCACCTGAGAGTCTCCAGGGTCTACCCACCCCACCAGGTGGAATCAAGCCCAACTCTGCCCTGAAAACCCAACTCTCCTGAGTAGCTCCCACCAGACATGGCACTGACCCCGACCCCGCTGCAGCTGACCCCACACTCCTCTCCTGACGTGGGTTCGGGTCTGTCGCCTTTGAAGGGACTGACAGGGCAGTGAGGTTACCATCCCCAGTGCCCCACAAGCCAAAGGCCCAAGGTCTCCAGAGACACTCGCAAAGCAGGAAGATGACCCCTGGGACTCACAGCTACCCTGCCTGCCCCGAGGGCCTCAACAGTGAGCGAGGCGGGAGCTATGGAGGACGCAGGGCTCGGCGCTTGTGAAGCAGTGCGTGGCCAGGAACTGCAGTGTTTtcttgtttcgttttgttttgtttttttgagacggagtctcgctctgtcgcccacgctggagtgcagtggccggatctcagctcactgcaagctccgcctcctggattcctgccattctcctgcctcagcctcctgagtagctgggactacaggcgcccgccacctcacctggctagttttttgtattttttttagtagagacggggtttcaccgtgttagccaggatggtctcgatctcctgacctcatgatccgcccatctcggcctcccaaagtgctgggattacaggcttgagccaccgtgcccagccaggaactgCAGTTTTAACGGCTCGTTGCTGCCGGCGGATCAGGAGAGGTTCGGCATCCCGGCCCAGCGACTCCACAACGGTTCTTCCAAGTGGACTTCCAGCTCACCCAGGGCAGCAGCCGCCGTCCACATCCTCAGAGGCCAGGGCCTTCACCTCCCTCACACCTCTCTGTCACACTGCGGGGACAGCAGGGGCCCATGGGGCCGCTGGACACTGGACCAGGCAAATGCCTGAGAGGGTCCCCTCAGACAATCCCCAGCCCTCCCGAGGCTGAGAGGACAGGCCTCTCTCTCTGTCCACCATGTGTCGCCCCCACCTCTGAGGACAGCCTCGTGGTACCTGTCCATCCAGCCATGCTGCCCTTCGGCCCCTCTCAGCCTGCCCCCTTCTGCAAGTGGGGTCACAGGGGCATCCACATCCCAGGACACAATTGGCATGATGCCCAAGGTGCTGTGACTCAGCTCCCAGTGAGGCCCAGTGCTCCTCCCAGGGGATCTGGGGGCACGGCGTGGGTTGGCAGGCAGTGCCCCCAAGGCCTAGCTCACCTGAGGCGGGTTGCTGGCACAGACCTCCGCAGAGATGCCCAGGACCTGCAGGATGTGCTCCTGGGGGACATAATCGCCTGGGGACTTCTGAACGAAATGCAGCAGCACTTTGTCACCACCTGTGGCAGCGGGCAGGCAGTCAGGGCGCCCCGAAGGCTGCCTGCACCTCGAAGCCACGTACCAGGAGGAGGGAAGTCGGGGCAGACCTGGCTGGCCATATCCCCCACTCAGCTACCCAGATGAGTGAGCTGTTCTGCcacagcccagctcagcccagcagACATGCAGAACTAGGCCACATTGCGGTGGAGGGGCTGTGATGAGATTGACAAGCCAGAGAGAGGGCCTGGGCTAGGCCACCAAGTTCAGCAAGGTCCTCCCTGAGGCAGTGGCCGGGGCCCCTCCCTCAACCCACCTTTGCTGACCACCAGCAGCCCTCCGCTCTGCAGCAGGTCCCCAGACAGGTTCCCCTGGATGCCAACAGCCTTGGCCTGTCAGGAGTGGGCAAAGCCTGGGTCAATCCTAGAGGAAAGGCCCCTGGGAGCTCCCACCACCCCCCGGCCTGTACAGCCTTGACCCACACAAACCTTGGCAGCCACATCACGCACAGGCTTCCCCAGAGCTGCGGGGAGGACGCTCAGGCTGTTGTACCTGCGAAGACACCAGGTCGCTTGGCCAGACTCCAGAGAAGCCTGGGTCCAGAGCCTGCTCCATGTCCACAGACCAGTTCCTAGGTcgggccccaccccaccccaccacccaccTCACCAGGGCTCAGAGATGGCCCAGGCAGCCAGATCAGCAGCCAGCCTAGCCCACCGGCAGGTTGGACACCGAGCCCAGTGGCTGCTGGCCAAGGGCCCACAGAGGGTGCAGGGGGCATGGATGGAGCAGGCTGGGTGTGCTCAGGGATCTGGCTCAGCTGGCAACTGCCAAGCAAAGGAGGCAGTCTGTGGCACAAACACCAGAAAGCTAGGATGGCCCCTGATGCGGCACGAGGCTCCAACCTCCGAGGTGGTCTGGACACCGAGAGTAAGCCCTAGACAAGGTGGCTCGTTACAGTCGCCCAGCACCCAAGAGAAGGCCTGGCAGAAGGGCTGGTCGACAGTGCCACCAGAGCCGCGTTGCCTGGGAAGGCCTGAGTGGACAGCACCACAGAGGGCAGCAGGGAGAGGAGGTGGCAGGGAGTGGTGGGCACCCCTGGGCCCTCCGCCCCATGCGACCTGAGGGTGCCCGTCCCCACTCACTGCTTGAAGCCCAGCTCCTTATAAAGCTGCTTGCTCTCATCCAGGTAGAGCTCTGGAAAGCGGAAGCCACAGATGTGTGCCCCAGGCCTGGAACCAGCCCCCAACCCACTCACTACCAAGAATCACCCTCCTCCTTCCGACCCTCTGTTCTTCTGCCCACCTCCGTGCTCAGCCCACCCACCCAGGGCCAGGAGAGGTAAAACAGGGCTGAGTGACCCCCTCCCCTCAGAAGAGGGGCTGAGTCCCAGAGGTGACAGGTGGAACCGGCGAGGCAGAGCTCGCCCAGACTCTGCTGCTAGGCTCAGGTCTGTGCAGAGCATCACCCAGCCACCAGCTGCGGGgcggggaggcagggagagacgAGGGACGCTGACCGGTGGACATATCAAGGCCACTCCAGGAGACAGAAGAGCCAGGGCTGGGCAAGAAAAGGCCCCGAACGCCCTGAGTTTAGGGAAGGGTGTCTGCGCCACTGCGTCGGGGAACAGGACGCCCCTCCTGCGAAGTAGCCGCCGTCCAGGAACTCCTGCAGACCCAGGGCCTCGGGCCCCACGCCCACCAGACGCACACCGTGCTGGTCCAGGAGCCCCGCGAGGCCGCTGAGGTCCTGGGCGATCCAGCGGCACACCACGCAGCCGAAGCGCCGCAGCCCGGCCACCACGCACGCGCGATCCCGCCACAGGCTCCGCAGCTCCACGGCCTGCCAGGCGGCTGGGTCAGGGGCGCGCCCCGCGGCCCCCATTCCCGCCCCAGCCCCGCGGCCCCCACCAGCCCATCGCTGCCAGGGCGCCCGGGCAAGAGCCGGGGACGCGCCCACCGTCCTGCGCTCGCCCGGTCTCACCTCCCCAGTCACCGCATGCTTCAGGATGCACGCGCCCACGCGGGCAAGGTCCACCGTGCTCATGGCCGCGGCCGCCCGCCCTGGTTCCCAGCTCCCCGCTCCCGGCTCCTGGTTCCCAGATCCCGGCTCCTGGCTCCCAGATCCAGCCCCAGGCCCCGCCTCGAGATGCCCCGGCCACGCCTCTCTCGCTGCCGCCGAGGCCCCGCCCTTTCGGGCTCGTCTCCGTCCCGGGCCCCCCCACAAGATGGCCGCAGAGCGCCCAGCCACGCCTCTGGCCACGCCCCCTTCCGCACCCCGAGCCCTGCTCCGCCTCCTCGGATTCGCCCCTAGTCACGCCTTGCTTCCCCTCCCACTCCAGGCCAAGCCTCCAGATCGCGGCGCCAAATCCCGCGTCCGCCTGCTTGGGTCCCTCCCGCCTCCTCAATCCGGGCCTTGCTGGAAGGTTGCTGTCCCGCGTCCCGGTCCCGCCCCTAGCCCCGCCCCtagccccgcccccagccccgcccccagccccgccTTCCCGTTGGGCCCAGACTTGGACTCCGTCGGCCATTGGCGCAGCAGGCGGAGCTGGGCGGTGCGACCCTCGGCGCGCGGTGCGCCTGTGCGAAATGCGGCGGGAGGCGGAGCAGGCTCACGGTGGTCCCGGGGGTGGCTGGGACGGCGCACCCAGGGGTGGTCCAGGGAGCGGCGGGGGTCTCCCTGCGGGCTCGCGTGAAACTGGGCTGGATTCAAGGTTGAGGGGAGAGGGTGAGCGCAGGGGTCGCGGGCATAGGGGACCGCGGGCCGGGGGTCCCAGCAATGGGGGTGCGAGGGCTTAGCCTTTCCACGTGGTCTGGTTTTCGCTTGAAAATCCCCGCAAATGCGGCGGTATCTCAATTATACATGGACGTGTTGTCTTGAATCATAAAATACTGTTCGTGTCGTGCCGGTTGCATATCAGCTTTTAACCCCCCAAACCTTGGGGCGAGATGGACCCCGGGGAGATAAACACAGCTCCCAGAAGTGCACTGCGGGTCAGGCGCCTGGCATCTGTTCCTCCCCCACTGCAGCCCTGTGATAGCGTTTATCGACGAGTTGGAATGAGGGCCGGGTCACAGGTTCACCCAGCCTGGGCTCCCAGCTGGGCGGGCCCGGCCTGGCAGAGTCTGTGCTCCTGGCACGGGGCCTCACTCCCCAGGACAGTTCCAGGGGCCTGGGCGGGCTGGAGAAGGAAGGGGGAGCCCCCACACTGTATTCCAAATAATGGGAGGCCCGGGGGGGCGGTGCTGCTTCCTTCACCTGTGCCCTCTCCCTGGGGTGGTGAAGGTCCAGACAGGGAAACGGAAGTCGTTCCTATGTCAGAAAGGGCAAAAGGCAAAACAAGGAAGGGGAAGCCCGAGGAGGGAGGAGCTGTGGCAGCCCCAGAGCCCAGGAGTGCAGCCCCCAGAGACCAGGGCTACCCCTCTACCGTGTCGGACTGTGCAGGAGGGGCCCTCTGCTGTCTGGGGCTGCGCAGGAGGGGTCCTCTACCCTCTGAGGCTGGGCAGGAGGGGCCCTCCACCGTCTCAGGTTGTGCAGGAGGGTCCCTCCACCGTCTGGGGCTGGGCAGGAGGGACCCATCTACCTTCTCTGGCTGCGCAGGAGGGGACCTCCACCGTCTTGTGCTGTGCAAGCAGTGAGCAAGCGCCGCCTCCTTGGGAGCTGGGATCCCAGACGGGATTCAGCCATTTTCAAGGACATCCCGGGAAACAAGAATGCCAGATCAATTCCTCGCCTGGCATCTCCCACCAGCGCCATCGCTGCAGGAGCCTCACAGGAAGCCAGCGGGCAGAGGAGAGTGGGAAAGGAGCTTGCAGCCTCCCAGCGCCAGTGCTGCGGAGCAGAAGGTGGCTGGGAGGCCGAGAAGCCGTGAGAAAACAGCAGGGCCAGCCCATGTGGCCGCTCAGAtacatgctgtgtgtgtgtttgcatatgtaGGGCCTGGAAAAACTCCACCTCCATCCTTTTGAGGTCCTAGCTGAGCCCAAGAGTTAAATCAAGGTAAGACAGATCATCATGCCAATGTATTTGATTCAGGTTGGATGTGGCTCGGGAGCCCTCCTAAGGAAATGAAGACTCAGTGAGCGGCCTCAGTCACTCGTGTGCTGAGTGGGACGGAGAACAGTGAGGTTCCAGGAAGCAGCTAGATGATGTGAGGGCCTGGAAAGGTGAGAGGCATTTCATCAAGGACTGTACAGCATTTGCTGGGTCTCAGCTTCTCATCCTTAAGGATCCGAGCTTTCTAGTGTAGGCAGAGCATCTTTCACCCGGGAATTTCATcttctgcttttaagaaacaCAAGAGAGATCAGAATGAGCTTTTtgcacctgttatttttttaactgcCTTTAATTCCAAATAGTGACTGCCAGAGCAGCCTGTATTGGGGTGGCACCTTCTTAACTCTGCATGCTGTACATAACTGGCACACATCATTTAAAGTAAATAGACAGGTTTGCTTACTTTTTACTCAGGTGCAACGTAATTCAGAAAAGTGTAGACATGCTCAGTAGGCAGCTCCTTCTACACGCCTGTCGACCTTCTTTCATCGATGACATGTTGATCCGCTCTCGCTAAGCTGTGCTGCTGAAACAACTCGCAAGCCTGGGTCGATCACAGCAACCAAGTTTCCCCTCCCACTCACGTTTCTTGTTGGCCACGGGGTGGCTCAGCTCCTGATGCCTTCTTCATTCTGGGGTCCAGGCTGAGCAAGCTGTGGCTCTCTGGAACATGCCGTTCTCCTGACCAAGGGAGGACACGGAGGAGAGATGGAGAAACCATGCCACACTCTCCCAGTGGCCGTACACAGCTGGGATGTGTCGCTTGCACTCACATGCCACTGGCCAGAGCAAGTCGTGTGGCTGAGGAGGCTGTCTGAGGGGCAGGGAAGAGCGCTTCCTCCTCCAAGTGGTGTCAGCTCTGGGACTGGGTTTTAGCTTTTCTTACAAGGGAAGAGCTGGCCCGTTACTGCGGCAGGGATGCTGACAGAACACATGAAACTCtggggtcagagacaaaggacttcGTCATTCACGGCATGGCAGGCAGGTGCTCAACTGTGTGTTTGGTCTTATCCCCTTGCCCCCAAGTTCCACGGACACCATGCGGGTGGGCCTGGGTGGGTGCTGCACAGTCAGTGGGTTTGCATGGCCACTGAGGAGCCCTGCACTGGGGGAGTCGGCTGTTTCTGCAGCAAGCAGTGAGCAAGCTGCTCTTTGTCCCTCGAGGACTCTCAGGGCAAACCACCCTGAGAAATGGGGGAGGGTACTCAGGGCCTGTGTTCCTGGCAGGCCCTGTGAGAGGTGGGGGGCACGAGACACTTGTGGAGGACTGCCCGCTTAACAGGAGAAGCTGCCAGTACCAGAGGCCAAAGGGAGTTACCCAGAGATTTCACTGGCATCCCTGGGCTGCCTGGTGCCACATATGTGAAAACAGTCGTTTCATTGAAGCTTGTCCACTCAGTAGCTGTTGAAGCGGGGAGGGTGTCTTAGTCTATTAAGGCTGCtattttaacaaacaaaaaaatataaactaccacagactgggtggcttttaaagaacagaaattgatttctcacatgtctggaggctggaggtccaagatcaaagcGCCGGCATATTCAGGGTCTGGCGAGGACCCCTTCCTGGTTCCTAGATCGCTGCttcatgctgtgtcctcacagggcgGAAGGCGCGAGGGGGCTCTCTAGGACCTCCTTTTTAAAGGCACGaaccctggccaggcacagtggctcacacctgtaatcccagcactttgggagactgaggtgggcggatcacctgtggtcaggagttcaagaccagcctggctaacatggtgaaaccctgtctctactaaaaatacaaaagttagctgggcatgttggcgggtgcctgtagtcccaactacttgggaggctgaggcaggagaatcacttgaactcaggaggcggaatttgcagtgagccaagatcgcaccactgcattccagcctgggcgacagagtgagacttcgtctgaaaataaaataaaataaaataaaataaataagggcACTAACCCGTtcctgagggctccaccctcactACCCACCTAAGCACATGCCAAAGCCCCACCTCATCATAATGTCATCGCATTAGGGATTCGGTTTTAGCATATGAACTGGGGGAGGGCACACAAATGGGGGAAATTGGCTCCACTGTGTGAAAATTGTCAATACCAAGGCAGAGTCATTTACGTCAGTACCCAAGCAAAGTGCAGCTGGGAAGCCTCAAGGAAAGGCTCCTCATGCCCAGGTGCCTATGATGAGAACTGTTGCAGGGACTCTGACAGCACACAACATTCCAGATCAGCTCCTCCTATGAAGACGCCTCCCCAGCAACAATTGTGTTACCCGTGAGTGATCACCAACCCTGCAATAAGCTCCTGTACCCAGTGAGGTTTATTCCAAAACAATCTGTGTAGAATTCCTCATCTCACCCATAAAAGAAAGATACACCTACGATCCCCTACAGCATGCATATCCCAGATTGCAATCCCCTGCCATCCCCCAGTAAACTTTGTTTGGGAGAGCCAGTCTCTCTGTTGTTTATTTTACACTGACAAGTTGCAGCCTCGTGGCCAGCAGCAGAAGTCCTACTAGAAGTCCTACTAGGCTTCTTGAGTCTGTAGGTTGGTATCTTTCATCAGTTTGGgaattcttctattttatttatttgtttgtttgtttgtttgagatgaagttttgctcttgttgcccaggctggagtgcaatggctggatctcagctcgctgcaacctctgcttcttgggttcaagcgattctcccgcctcagcctccggagtagctgagattacaggcacccaccaccatgcccagctaactttcatattttagcagagacaaggtttcatcatgttggtcaggctggtcttgaactcctgacttcaggtgatccacccaccatagcctctgaagtgctgagattacaggcgtgagccaccgtgcccagctgggaaTTCTTGTTTTTAACCACTGTCTTACAGTGATGTctcattcttcccttccttccttcctcttattCTGGGAAGCCCAATACACATATGTTAGATCTTTCAACTAATGCGTCTTATTGAGTCAGAGTCACGTGAGTCTCCTGTTGTGTGTTGTGCTTTTGTTTCCCACAGGTATTTCGGTGCCTGTTTGCACCGTTTCTGttgccctgtctctgtctcccctccATGGTCCACCTGCCACCAGGTCCAGTCTGCCGTCACCCGTCTCATGAGGCTGACCTGCAGCCCTGGGATGTCCATTTGGTTCTCTCGTATAGGTTCCAACCAGCTGTGGAATTCTCCATCCAGAGATCCCATTAGACGGCATTTCCTGTTTTTAGTAACACATtaatgagttattttaaaatacctatcTACTgacactaaataaataaaggcactAACCCATTCCCGAGAGCTCAACCCTCACTACCCACCTAAGCACATGCCAAAGCCCCACCTTATAATGTCATCGCATTAGGGATTCGGTTTCAGCATATGAACTGGGGGAGGGGACACAAATGGGGGAAATTGGCTCCACTGTGTGAAAATTGTCAATATCAAGGCAGAGTCACCTACATCAGGACCCAAGAAACTCACATCTGAGTTTCTGCTTCTGttgcctctgtttctttttttctttttgacacggattcttgctctgtcgccaggctggcgtgcagtggcacagtctcagtcactgcaacctccgcctcccaggttcaagtgattctcctgcctcagcctcccaagtagctggcactacaggcacgcaccaccacacctggctaatttctgtatttttagtagagacggggtttcaccgtgttggccaggctggtattgaactcctgacctcaggtgatccaccctccacggcctcctaaagtgctgggattataggcgtgagccaccgtgcctggccagcctctgttttcttttgattatggCACACACCTTCCTGCCTCTTCTCATGTTTACATCTCTGTTCTAGCCCTGGGCCCTGCAGACGTTAGGGGAGGTGTGCCtagaacacaaacacacatgtgtgcacaaaGATGGGTCACTGTCAGGGCGTGGGGAGATCGAAGGACCTGAATCAGACCAGGGCTTGTTCAGATGCTGGCTCTGGCACTGCCCAGCTGGGTCACTGTGGGTAAGTCACCACCTtgtctaagcttcagtttcctcatctgtaaaatagacccTGGTAACTGCCTTTGCCATCCGCACACTCAGTTGTCGGCCACTCTGGCCGGCTCACCTTGCTTCTGAGGAGCAGGAATCACAGCCCCACTGTGGCTGAGAGGATGCCAGAGCACTCCAGCTCCACCCCAGTGGCCCCTGGCCCCCCC encodes the following:
- the PRXL2B gene encoding prostamide/prostaglandin F synthase isoform X1 is translated as MSTVDLARVGACILKHAVTGEAVELRSLWRDRACVVAGLRRFGCVVCRWIAQDLSGLAGLLDQHGVRLVGVGPEALGLQEFLDGGYFAGGLYLDESKQLYKELGFKQLWTQASLESGQATWCLRRYNSLSVLPAALGKPVRDVAAKAKAVGIQGNLSGDLLQSGGLLVVSKGGDKVLLHFVQKSPGDYVPQEHILQVLGISAEVCASNPPQCDREV
- the PRXL2B gene encoding prostamide/prostaglandin F synthase isoform X2, translated to MSTVDLARVGACILKHAVTGEAVELRSLWRDRACVVAGLRRFGCVVCRWIAQDLSGLAGLLDQHGVRLVGVGPEALGLQEFLDGGYFAGGLYLDESKQLYKELGFKQYNSLSVLPAALGKPVRDVAAKAKAVGIQGNLSGDLLQSGGLLVVSKGGDKVLLHFVQKSPGDYVPQEHILQVLGISAEVCASNPPQCDREV
- the PRXL2B gene encoding prostamide/prostaglandin F synthase isoform X3, yielding MSTVDLARVGACILKHAVTGEAVELRSLWRDRACVVAGLRRFGCVVCRWIAQDLSGLAGLLDQHGVRLVGVGPEALGLQEFLDGGYFAGGLYLDESKQLYKELGFKQYNSLSVLPAALGKPVRDVAAKALPTPDRPRLLASRGTCLGTCCRAEGCWWSAKKSPGDYVPQEHILQVLGISAEVCASNPPQCDREV